A genome region from Deinococcus sp. KNUC1210 includes the following:
- a CDS encoding ribokinase codes for MTRTERAPQKDRGGWILVAGSANVDYVTRVAHIPAPGETVLGLDYTLSAGGKGANQAAAAGRAGGRVRFLGALGDDAAAALLRRSLSESGVQDGSVTLGAPTGAAFISVSDAGENAITVASGANRLLSSEHLGDLAEVAMLLLVLESPLETVLDYARRARAAGCPVLLNASPARPLPGDLLACVDYLIVNEGELTALVGEAGDLNAKLSAARQLGPQTVIVTLGARGSLSLSSAGLTEVPAHPVTVVDTTGAGDTYLGVLAASLHAGLPLPAAMQRASVASALACTRTGAQPSMPWSGEIEAALAELKRE; via the coding sequence ATGACCCGCACAGAACGAGCACCGCAGAAGGACCGAGGCGGCTGGATTCTGGTCGCCGGAAGTGCCAACGTCGATTACGTGACGCGTGTCGCTCATATTCCGGCCCCCGGTGAAACGGTGCTGGGCCTGGATTACACGCTCTCGGCGGGTGGAAAGGGAGCGAACCAGGCGGCGGCGGCGGGGCGGGCAGGCGGGCGCGTGCGCTTTCTGGGTGCGCTCGGAGACGACGCGGCGGCAGCGCTGCTCCGGCGCTCTCTGAGCGAAAGCGGCGTGCAGGACGGCAGCGTCACGCTTGGCGCTCCCACGGGCGCGGCCTTCATCAGCGTGTCGGATGCGGGCGAGAACGCCATCACGGTGGCGTCGGGAGCCAACCGCCTGCTGAGCAGCGAACATCTGGGCGATCTGGCAGAGGTGGCGATGCTGCTGCTGGTGCTGGAAAGCCCGCTGGAAACCGTGCTGGACTATGCCCGGCGGGCCAGGGCGGCGGGGTGTCCGGTGCTGCTCAATGCCTCGCCTGCCCGCCCGTTGCCCGGCGACCTGCTGGCCTGTGTGGACTATCTGATCGTCAATGAAGGCGAACTGACGGCGCTCGTGGGCGAGGCGGGCGACCTGAACGCGAAGCTCAGCGCCGCCCGCCAGCTCGGGCCGCAGACGGTGATCGTGACGCTGGGTGCACGCGGCAGCCTGTCACTCTCCTCGGCGGGCCTGACCGAAGTGCCTGCCCATCCGGTGACGGTGGTCGATACCACCGGGGCAGGCGACACCTATCTGGGCGTGCTGGCGGCCTCGCTGCACGCCGGACTGCCACTCCCAGCCGCGATGCAGCGGGCCTCGGTCGCCTCGGCGCTGGCGTGTACACGCACGGGCGCTCAGCCCTCGATGCCCTGGAGCGGTGAGATCGAAGCGGCTCTGGCAGAGCTGAAACGGGAGTAA
- the purB gene encoding adenylosuccinate lyase, whose protein sequence is MIDRYSTPELRTLWSEASRYRAWLKVELAAMQAQAELGEVPAAAHAELVQKSEQDPLDEAFALRVAEIEAVTRHDIVAFTTALSERYGDAARFIHHGLTSTDVVDTAQNLLLDEALTLIISDVQALQEVCRSQAVAYKHTPTVGRTHGIHAEPMTFGLKFLNWMATLDRDLERLHAARVRVRVVMLSGSVGTYAHVSPEVEERVAAVWGWQVAPVTNQTLARDRHAEVLSAIAIFGTTLEKIAVEIRHLQRSEVREAMEPFGAGQKGSSSMPHKKNPILTENVTGLTRLLRGYLVTALENVPLWHERDISHSSAERVILPDATQAASYAARRLTGVLRNLVVFPERMLKNMNDLGGLVFSQRVLHLLIDDKGMAREAAYAVVQRNALQSWETGEGLRELLSRDPENPLDDSDLDRAFDLQWYLREVDHIFARFGL, encoded by the coding sequence ATGATTGACCGCTACAGTACCCCCGAACTGCGAACCCTGTGGAGCGAAGCCAGCCGCTACCGAGCCTGGCTGAAGGTCGAACTCGCCGCGATGCAGGCGCAGGCCGAACTGGGTGAAGTGCCCGCCGCCGCCCACGCCGAACTGGTGCAGAAGTCGGAGCAGGACCCGCTGGATGAAGCGTTCGCGCTGCGCGTGGCCGAGATCGAAGCGGTGACCCGCCATGACATCGTGGCGTTTACCACCGCCCTTTCGGAGCGGTACGGCGACGCGGCCCGCTTCATCCATCACGGCCTGACGAGTACCGATGTCGTGGACACCGCCCAGAATCTGCTGCTCGACGAGGCACTCACGCTGATCATCAGCGACGTACAGGCGCTGCAGGAGGTGTGCCGCAGTCAGGCGGTGGCGTACAAGCACACGCCCACGGTGGGCCGCACGCACGGCATCCACGCCGAGCCGATGACGTTCGGCCTGAAGTTCCTGAACTGGATGGCGACGCTGGACCGCGATCTGGAGCGGCTGCACGCAGCGCGGGTGCGGGTGCGCGTGGTGATGCTGTCGGGGTCGGTGGGCACCTACGCGCACGTTTCGCCGGAAGTCGAGGAGCGGGTGGCCGCCGTGTGGGGCTGGCAGGTCGCCCCCGTCACCAATCAGACGCTGGCCCGCGACCGTCACGCCGAGGTGCTGAGTGCGATTGCCATTTTCGGCACCACGCTGGAGAAGATCGCGGTCGAGATTCGTCACCTGCAACGCAGCGAGGTGCGCGAGGCGATGGAACCCTTCGGCGCGGGCCAGAAGGGCAGTTCCTCGATGCCACACAAGAAGAACCCGATTCTGACCGAGAACGTGACCGGCCTGACGCGGTTGCTGCGCGGCTACCTCGTCACGGCGCTGGAAAACGTGCCGCTGTGGCACGAACGCGACATCAGCCACTCATCGGCGGAGCGCGTGATTCTGCCCGACGCGACCCAGGCAGCCAGCTACGCGGCGCGGCGTCTGACGGGGGTACTGCGAAATCTGGTGGTCTTCCCCGAGCGCATGCTGAAGAACATGAACGATCTGGGCGGCCTGGTCTTCAGCCAGCGAGTGCTGCACCTGCTGATCGACGACAAGGGCATGGCCCGCGAAGCCGCCTACGCCGTGGTACAGCGCAACGCTCTGCAGAGCTGGGAAACCGGCGAAGGTCTGCGCGAACTGCTGAGCCGCGACCCGGAAAACCCACTGGACGACAGCGACCTCGACCGCGCCTTCGATCTGCAGTGGTATCTGAGAGAAGTCGATCATATTTTCGCCCGCTTCGGGCTGTAA
- the panC gene encoding pantoate--beta-alanine ligase, producing the protein MSQPAGVQESSVQIVRRPQALRAALAGASSVEFVPTMGFLHQGHANLIRRARAEAGPHGRVVVSIFVNPLQFAPTEDLSRYPRDLERDRTLATQAGADLIFFPEVEDMYPAGFATSVTVGAVSEALEGASRPGHFSGVATVVLKLLNLVGADRAYFGEKDWQQLAVVRQMVRDLNHPTRIVGVPTTRADSGLALSSRNNYLNAEQQHRAAVLSRALRAVQAAYSAGERQLDALLSAGQAVLAQEPEVQLDYLQVVGEALIPLTTLPPTDPPSVQISEHPLPSPGAHNLDMPLQPLRVLIAARLFGVRLIDNMPLDPGPTRLDALADSAPMQGAGRV; encoded by the coding sequence ATGAGTCAGCCAGCAGGTGTTCAAGAATCCAGCGTGCAGATCGTCCGGCGGCCACAGGCGCTCCGGGCCGCCCTGGCGGGTGCGTCCAGCGTCGAGTTCGTGCCGACGATGGGCTTTCTCCATCAGGGTCACGCCAACCTGATCCGGCGAGCAAGGGCCGAAGCTGGCCCACACGGGCGGGTGGTGGTCAGCATCTTCGTCAATCCGCTGCAATTTGCTCCCACCGAAGACCTGTCGCGCTATCCACGCGATCTGGAACGTGACCGCACACTGGCGACCCAGGCAGGAGCCGACCTGATCTTCTTTCCCGAAGTGGAAGACATGTACCCGGCTGGCTTTGCCACCAGCGTCACGGTGGGTGCAGTGTCCGAGGCCCTGGAGGGCGCGTCGCGGCCCGGCCATTTCAGCGGCGTGGCAACAGTGGTGCTCAAGCTGCTGAATCTGGTGGGCGCAGACCGGGCCTATTTCGGTGAGAAGGACTGGCAACAGCTCGCGGTGGTGCGCCAGATGGTGCGCGACCTGAACCACCCGACCCGGATTGTCGGTGTGCCGACCACCCGCGCCGATTCGGGGCTGGCCCTGAGCAGCCGCAACAATTACCTGAATGCTGAGCAGCAGCACAGGGCGGCGGTATTGTCGCGTGCGCTGCGGGCGGTGCAGGCTGCCTACAGTGCGGGCGAGCGCCAGCTGGACGCGCTGCTCTCGGCGGGTCAGGCGGTGCTGGCACAGGAACCGGAGGTGCAGCTCGATTACCTTCAGGTAGTCGGGGAGGCGCTGATCCCGCTGACCACACTTCCCCCAACAGACCCACCCTCCGTGCAGATTTCCGAACACCCTCTCCCCTCACCGGGGGCGCATAATCTGGATATGCCCCTGCAACCCCTGAGAGTGCTGATCGCTGCGCGTCTCTTCGGCGTGCGCCTGATCGACAATATGCCGCTCGATCCCGGCCCCACGCGGCTGGACGCACTTGCCGACAGCGCACCCATGCAGGGAGCCGGACGGGTATGA
- the clpB gene encoding ATP-dependent chaperone ClpB: protein MNPDTLTESSLQAVAAAQQAARSAGHQQLTANHLLDTLLDNDSARRALTTAGADVQAIQKALDTELAKQPKVQGTDGQLYAESSLGRAFQNADKLAAEFGDSFVAADVLLLAVAAESRVAGLPSQTALREAVTTLRKGNKVTTKTSESQFDALEKYGLDLTARAREGKLDPVIGRDEEIRRTMQILLRRTKNNPVLIGEPGVGKTAIAEGLAIRIMKGDVPDGLKGKRIVTLQMSSLLSGAKFRGEFEERLEGVIKEVVGSAGEVILFIDELHTIVGAGKTEGSPDAGNMLKPALARGELHLIGATTLDEYRQIEKNAALERRFQPVMVDEPNVEDTISILRGIRDRYQLHHNVEITDPALVAAATLSHRYIADRQLPDKAIDLIDEAAARLRMALESSPERIDTLERRKLQLEIEREALKREKDEDSQNRLLDIEDTLRGITDELTEVRSRWESERAEIQQLREKREQLDAVQTQIEAAERDYDLNRAAELKYGTLPQLEKDVQELERSLKGAEFAHMQVTEDDVAAVVSRWTGIPTTRLMEGEREKLLRLEEELHRRVIGQDRAIVSVSDAIRRARAGLNDPNKPLGSFMFLGPTGVGKTELARSLAEFLFDSSEAMVRLDMSEYMEKFSVQRLIGAPPGYVGYEEGGQLTEAVRRRPYSVLLLDEIEKAHPDVFNVLLQVLDDGRLTDGQGRTVDFRNTLIILTSNIGSPLILEAQARGEDADSIRERVMGALQASFRPEFLNRVDDIIVFDALTPADLRRIVDIQLGGLRKRLSERRMALHLSSSALERLAEIGYDPAFGARPLKRVISREIETPLAREILSGQVTEGSSVNVDFENGRFAFTAGALN from the coding sequence TTGAACCCAGACACCCTCACCGAAAGCTCGCTGCAGGCCGTTGCCGCCGCGCAACAGGCCGCCCGCAGCGCCGGACACCAACAGCTGACCGCCAACCACCTGCTCGATACCCTGCTCGACAACGACAGCGCCCGCCGCGCTCTGACAACTGCCGGAGCCGACGTGCAGGCCATTCAGAAAGCGCTCGACACCGAACTTGCCAAACAGCCGAAAGTGCAGGGCACCGACGGGCAACTGTACGCCGAGAGCAGCCTGGGCCGCGCTTTTCAGAACGCCGACAAGCTGGCCGCCGAATTTGGCGACAGCTTCGTGGCTGCCGACGTGCTGCTGCTGGCGGTCGCGGCAGAGAGCAGGGTGGCGGGGCTGCCCAGTCAGACAGCGCTGCGTGAAGCTGTGACCACGCTGCGAAAGGGGAATAAAGTGACCACGAAAACCAGCGAAAGCCAGTTTGACGCGCTCGAAAAATACGGCCTCGACCTGACCGCCCGCGCCCGCGAGGGCAAACTCGATCCGGTGATCGGGCGTGACGAGGAAATTCGCCGCACCATGCAGATTCTGCTGAGGCGCACCAAGAACAACCCGGTGCTGATCGGGGAACCCGGCGTGGGCAAGACCGCCATTGCCGAGGGGCTCGCCATCCGCATCATGAAGGGCGACGTGCCCGACGGACTGAAAGGCAAGCGCATCGTGACCCTCCAGATGAGCAGCCTGCTGAGCGGTGCCAAATTCCGGGGCGAGTTCGAGGAGCGGCTGGAAGGCGTGATCAAGGAAGTTGTGGGCAGCGCCGGAGAGGTGATCCTGTTCATCGACGAGCTGCACACCATCGTGGGCGCGGGCAAAACCGAAGGATCGCCCGACGCGGGCAACATGCTCAAGCCTGCGCTGGCACGCGGCGAACTGCACCTGATCGGAGCGACCACCCTCGACGAGTATCGTCAGATCGAGAAGAACGCCGCCCTGGAGCGCCGTTTCCAGCCGGTAATGGTGGACGAGCCGAATGTGGAAGACACCATCAGCATTCTGCGCGGCATCCGTGACCGCTACCAGCTTCATCACAACGTCGAGATCACCGACCCGGCTCTGGTCGCCGCCGCCACGCTGTCTCACCGCTACATCGCAGATCGGCAGCTGCCCGACAAGGCCATCGACTTGATCGACGAGGCCGCTGCCCGCCTGAGAATGGCGCTGGAGAGCAGCCCCGAGCGCATCGACACCCTGGAGCGGCGCAAATTGCAGCTGGAGATCGAACGCGAGGCCCTGAAACGCGAGAAGGACGAGGACTCGCAGAACCGCCTGTTGGACATCGAGGACACGCTGCGCGGCATCACCGACGAGCTGACCGAAGTTCGCAGCCGCTGGGAAAGTGAACGCGCCGAGATTCAGCAGCTGCGTGAGAAGCGCGAGCAACTCGACGCCGTGCAGACCCAGATCGAGGCCGCCGAGCGCGACTACGACCTGAACCGCGCCGCCGAGCTGAAATACGGCACGCTGCCGCAGCTCGAAAAAGACGTGCAGGAGCTGGAACGCAGCCTGAAGGGTGCAGAATTCGCCCACATGCAGGTCACAGAAGACGACGTGGCCGCCGTGGTGAGCCGCTGGACCGGCATTCCGACGACCCGGCTGATGGAAGGCGAGCGCGAAAAGCTGCTGCGGCTGGAAGAGGAACTGCATCGGCGCGTGATCGGGCAGGACCGCGCCATCGTGAGCGTGTCGGACGCCATTCGCCGCGCACGGGCGGGCCTGAACGACCCGAACAAGCCGCTGGGCAGCTTCATGTTCCTGGGGCCGACCGGCGTGGGGAAGACCGAACTGGCCCGCAGTCTGGCCGAATTCCTCTTCGATTCGAGCGAGGCGATGGTAAGGCTCGACATGTCGGAGTACATGGAGAAATTCAGCGTCCAGCGCCTGATCGGCGCGCCTCCCGGATACGTGGGCTACGAAGAAGGCGGCCAGCTGACCGAGGCCGTGCGCCGCCGCCCATACAGCGTGCTGCTGCTGGACGAGATCGAGAAGGCGCACCCCGACGTGTTCAACGTGCTGCTTCAGGTGCTCGACGACGGCAGACTGACCGACGGGCAGGGCCGCACGGTGGACTTCCGCAATACGCTGATTATTCTGACGAGCAACATCGGTTCGCCGCTGATTCTGGAGGCGCAGGCACGCGGCGAAGATGCCGACAGCATCCGCGAGCGTGTGATGGGCGCTCTGCAGGCCAGCTTTCGGCCCGAATTCCTGAACCGCGTGGACGACATCATCGTCTTCGATGCCCTGACCCCTGCCGACCTGCGCCGCATCGTGGATATTCAGCTCGGCGGCCTGAGAAAGCGGCTGAGCGAGCGGCGGATGGCCCTGCACCTGAGCAGCAGCGCTCTGGAACGGCTGGCCGAAATCGGCTACGATCCCGCGTTCGGTGCACGCCCACTCAAGCGCGTCATCAGCCGTGAGATCGAGACGCCGCTGGCACGCGAGATCCTGTCAGGACAGGTGACCGAGGGCAGCAGCGTGAACGTGGACTTCGAGAACGGCAGGTTCGCATTCACGGCAGGCGCACTGAACTGA
- the mnmA gene encoding tRNA 2-thiouridine(34) synthase MnmA: MSGGVDSSVSAALLKEQGYSVVGAMMRFWPDDKRVDTFDSCCSPDAAYEARRVADQVGVPFYLLDYREQFQQHIVGPFLKEYAAGRTPNPCVNCNTKVKFDELVKKAKLLGCDYVATGHYVRRVDGPTGTEFHRGDDPRKDQTYFLWGTPVSALPYILFPVGTLEKPHVRELAEQHGLLTAQKPESQNICFVPGTVKDFVAEHIPRAAGYIREIGSGEIVGEHMGTQFYTLGQKKGLGLYHTHAVRHVVHLDPGSKTVWVGDYADCLWTGLRASAANYLLPLAELPDVVEVQVRYRATPVRARVLHRDDAGFELAFEQPQFAVAPGQSAVLYSGSRLLGGGLIEDHVRTLPALPATTGKEAALR, from the coding sequence ATGTCGGGCGGCGTGGATTCCAGCGTCTCGGCGGCGCTGCTGAAAGAGCAGGGGTACAGCGTGGTGGGCGCGATGATGCGCTTCTGGCCCGACGACAAACGCGTGGATACCTTCGACAGCTGCTGCTCGCCCGACGCCGCATATGAGGCCCGCCGGGTGGCCGATCAGGTGGGTGTGCCGTTCTATCTGCTCGATTACCGCGAACAGTTTCAGCAGCACATCGTCGGCCCGTTTCTGAAGGAATATGCCGCCGGGCGCACGCCCAATCCCTGTGTCAACTGCAATACCAAGGTCAAATTCGATGAGCTGGTCAAGAAGGCGAAACTGCTCGGCTGCGATTACGTGGCGACCGGGCATTACGTCAGGCGCGTGGACGGGCCGACAGGCACCGAGTTTCACCGGGGCGACGATCCGCGCAAGGACCAGACGTATTTCCTGTGGGGAACGCCCGTATCGGCGCTGCCCTACATCCTGTTTCCGGTGGGCACGCTGGAGAAGCCGCATGTGCGCGAACTGGCCGAGCAGCACGGCCTCCTGACCGCTCAGAAGCCGGAGAGCCAGAACATCTGCTTCGTACCGGGCACCGTCAAAGACTTCGTGGCCGAGCACATCCCCCGGGCGGCAGGTTACATCCGTGAGATCGGCAGCGGTGAGATCGTGGGCGAGCATATGGGCACGCAGTTCTACACCCTGGGCCAGAAGAAGGGCCTGGGGCTGTACCACACGCACGCCGTTCGGCACGTGGTCCACCTCGATCCGGGTAGCAAGACCGTGTGGGTGGGCGACTACGCCGACTGCCTGTGGACGGGTCTGCGGGCCAGCGCTGCCAATTACCTGCTGCCGCTGGCAGAGTTGCCGGACGTGGTAGAGGTCCAGGTGCGCTACCGGGCCACGCCTGTGCGTGCGCGGGTGCTGCACAGAGATGACGCTGGATTCGAGCTGGCCTTCGAGCAGCCGCAGTTCGCGGTGGCCCCCGGTCAGAGCGCGGTACTGTACAGCGGCAGCAGATTGCTGGGCGGCGGCCTGATCGAAGACCATGTGCGGACGTTGCCAGCCCTGCCAGCCACGACCGGCAAAGAGGCAGCGCTGCGCTGA
- a CDS encoding inositol monophosphatase family protein has product MNRSGDVAPGPSSLPAELSDALALAIRAAHAAGAIQQAHVGRPHTIHTKSSFSDLVTEVDGLCEAAIRAEIAQTYPEHAVLGEEEGQQGEQGAAYRWVVDPLDGTVNYAHGFPFYCVSIALERIGGERLLGVVYDATRSELFTAVRGGGAFLNGQPIRVSDTPTLATPALLSTGFPYDPGDVRNLALLGKLLARGIPVRRPGAAALDLCYVACGRLDGYWELGLKPWDSAAGALIIAEAGGTVTDERGVARSDGPVIVSSNSLLHAELLAVLDAGSGSAEGSA; this is encoded by the coding sequence ATGAACCGTTCCGGCGACGTTGCCCCCGGCCCTTCCAGCCTGCCTGCCGAGCTGTCAGATGCCCTCGCGCTGGCAATCCGGGCGGCCCACGCTGCGGGCGCGATTCAGCAGGCGCATGTGGGTCGCCCGCATACCATCCACACGAAATCGAGTTTCAGCGATCTCGTGACCGAGGTAGACGGCCTGTGCGAAGCGGCCATTCGCGCCGAAATCGCGCAGACCTATCCAGAGCATGCAGTGCTGGGCGAAGAGGAAGGCCAGCAGGGTGAACAGGGAGCCGCGTACCGCTGGGTGGTCGATCCGCTCGACGGCACGGTGAACTACGCGCACGGGTTTCCGTTTTACTGCGTCTCTATCGCGCTGGAACGCATAGGCGGCGAGCGGCTGCTGGGTGTGGTCTACGACGCGACCCGCAGCGAACTGTTCACGGCGGTGCGCGGCGGCGGAGCCTTTCTGAACGGTCAGCCCATCCGGGTGTCGGACACGCCCACGCTGGCAACGCCTGCCCTCCTCAGCACCGGTTTTCCTTACGATCCCGGAGACGTGCGGAATCTGGCGCTGCTGGGCAAGCTGCTGGCACGGGGCATTCCCGTTCGGCGTCCGGGCGCGGCGGCCCTCGACCTGTGCTATGTGGCCTGTGGACGGCTCGACGGCTACTGGGAACTGGGCCTGAAGCCCTGGGACAGTGCCGCCGGAGCACTCATCATTGCCGAGGCGGGCGGCACCGTCACCGATGAGCGGGGCGTCGCACGTTCCGATGGCCCGGTGATCGTCAGCAGCAACAGTCTGCTGCACGCCGAACTGCTGGCGGTGCTGGATGCAGGCAGCGGTTCGGCGGAGGGCAGCGCTTGA
- the greA gene encoding transcription elongation factor GreA, whose translation MAEKMKMTRKGYDQLKLRLDYLRTTRRDEISDNMGTALADGDLRESAAYDEARMQQSENEAQILNLEYQLENALIVEEGTQDGVGLGARIRVQDASGKQHTFEIVGTYEADSLKGKISDQSPIGQALAGQKEGATVTVQMPRGKQEFKILEVKYE comes from the coding sequence ATGGCCGAAAAAATGAAGATGACCCGCAAGGGCTACGATCAACTGAAACTCCGACTCGACTACCTCAGAACCACCCGGCGCGACGAGATCAGCGACAACATGGGAACGGCGCTGGCAGACGGCGACCTGCGGGAAAGCGCAGCCTACGACGAGGCACGGATGCAGCAGTCCGAAAACGAGGCTCAGATCCTGAATCTCGAATATCAGCTCGAAAATGCGCTGATCGTCGAAGAGGGCACGCAGGACGGTGTGGGCCTGGGAGCCAGAATCCGGGTGCAGGACGCCAGCGGCAAGCAGCATACCTTCGAGATCGTCGGCACCTACGAGGCCGACAGCCTGAAGGGAAAGATCAGCGATCAGAGTCCCATCGGGCAGGCACTCGCCGGCCAGAAGGAAGGCGCGACCGTGACCGTGCAGATGCCGCGTGGCAAGCAGGAATTCAAGATTCTGGAAGTGAAGTACGAGTAA
- a CDS encoding type IV pilus twitching motility protein PilT, translated as MVSHRASDIHLQAGSPPMGRVDGLLVPFGNAALMPPDTQAMAQALLTQEQWEDFEYRSELDTAYSLSTVARFRCNVFRQRGAVGIVMRVVTDAIPSFEALGLPSTTMQSFVGASRGLILVTGPTGSGKSTTLASLVDHINRTQAFNIITIEDPIEILHKNKKSLVVQREVGSDTRDFRTALKYAMRQDPDVIMIGEMRDKETVEAAITAAQTGHLVLSTLHTQDAVRTVNRVIDFFPPHERDQIRIMLADSLVGIISQRLLRRADGVGRVLGTELLVNTALVQDYIRDEEKTTLIKDAMMEDNLRGMHTFDQHLVELYRHSLITMDEAMEAASSPHELRMMVTRQGMNF; from the coding sequence ATGGTGTCGCACCGGGCCTCCGATATTCATTTGCAGGCGGGCAGCCCCCCGATGGGCAGAGTGGACGGACTGCTGGTGCCGTTCGGCAACGCGGCGCTGATGCCGCCCGATACCCAGGCGATGGCACAGGCGCTGCTGACGCAGGAACAGTGGGAAGATTTCGAGTACCGCAGCGAGCTGGATACCGCGTACTCGCTCTCGACTGTGGCGCGGTTTCGCTGCAACGTCTTCCGGCAGCGCGGCGCCGTGGGCATCGTGATGCGGGTCGTGACCGACGCCATCCCCAGTTTCGAGGCACTTGGCCTGCCCAGCACCACCATGCAGAGCTTCGTGGGGGCGTCACGCGGCCTGATCCTGGTGACGGGGCCAACCGGCAGCGGGAAATCCACCACGCTGGCGTCGCTGGTCGATCACATCAATCGGACTCAGGCGTTCAATATCATCACCATCGAAGACCCGATCGAGATTCTGCACAAGAACAAGAAGAGTCTGGTGGTGCAGCGCGAGGTGGGCAGCGATACCCGCGATTTCCGTACCGCCCTGAAATACGCGATGCGGCAGGACCCCGACGTGATCATGATCGGGGAGATGCGCGACAAGGAAACGGTCGAGGCGGCCATCACGGCGGCGCAGACCGGCCATCTGGTGCTGAGCACGCTGCATACCCAGGACGCCGTGCGAACGGTCAACCGCGTGATCGACTTCTTTCCGCCGCACGAGCGCGACCAGATTCGCATCATGCTGGCCGATTCGTTGGTGGGCATCATCAGTCAGCGGCTGCTGCGCCGCGCCGACGGGGTGGGCCGGGTACTGGGCACCGAACTGCTGGTCAATACCGCCCTGGTTCAGGATTACATCCGAGACGAGGAAAAGACCACCCTGATCAAAGACGCCATGATGGAAGACAACCTTCGCGGCATGCACACCTTCGATCAGCATCTGGTCGAGCTGTATCGCCACTCGCTGATTACCATGGACGAGGCGATGGAAGCCGCCAGCAGCCCCCACGAACTGCGGATGATGGTCACGCGCCAGGGAATGAATTTCTGA
- a CDS encoding alkaline phosphatase family protein → MPRLLFLPPLLLTAALAAPAPTLQHVFVFVLENHSLKSVIGNPNLPTLNRLASTYGYAANYTGVVHPSLPNYVAMIAGDTMGMAGDNPEQRFSGDHLALQLETAGLSWRGYMQGLPKAGSTANYAGNYGKKHNPFMLSAETVGSEARRMNVVPYEQFGTDLASGNIPNFAFLVPDLCHDMHGALKCLSRAALDRTGDAFIGTWTQKIMASGVWKSGAAIVITFDEGAVAIRQVGAGASPPLSSRRTAHAERSVRWPTTITRCCERWKRASACRCCAVPKPRRP, encoded by the coding sequence ATGCCACGCCTGCTGTTTCTGCCCCCGCTGCTCCTGACCGCTGCCCTGGCCGCGCCCGCGCCGACATTGCAGCACGTGTTCGTGTTCGTGCTGGAAAACCACAGCCTGAAGAGCGTGATCGGCAATCCGAATCTGCCGACCCTGAACAGACTGGCGAGCACCTACGGCTACGCTGCCAACTACACCGGCGTCGTGCATCCCAGCCTGCCGAATTACGTCGCCATGATCGCGGGCGATACCATGGGCATGGCGGGCGACAACCCGGAGCAGCGCTTCTCGGGCGACCATCTGGCGCTGCAACTGGAAACGGCGGGCCTGAGCTGGCGCGGCTATATGCAGGGTTTACCGAAGGCCGGGTCGACGGCGAACTATGCCGGAAACTACGGCAAGAAGCACAACCCCTTCATGCTGAGTGCCGAGACCGTGGGCAGTGAAGCGCGGCGTATGAACGTCGTGCCCTACGAGCAGTTCGGCACTGATCTGGCGTCGGGGAACATTCCGAATTTCGCGTTTCTGGTGCCCGACCTCTGCCACGATATGCACGGCGCTCTGAAGTGCCTGAGCCGCGCCGCGCTCGACCGCACAGGAGACGCTTTTATCGGGACCTGGACGCAGAAAATCATGGCATCCGGCGTCTGGAAGTCGGGAGCCGCCATCGTCATCACCTTCGACGAGGGGGCGGTGGCGATACGGCAGGTGGGGGCGGGCGCATCGCCACCATTGTCCTCACGCCGGACGGCCCACGCGGAAAGGTCAGTTCGGTGGCCTACAACCATTACTCGCTGCTGCGAACGCTGGAAACGGGCTTCGGCCTGCCGCTGCTGCGCGGTGCCAAAACCGCGACGCCCATGA
- a CDS encoding phage holin family protein — protein MRNFLIKLGLNAVALWLTTLVYSQGVYFERSGQTWDVLVAALVLGIVNALIRPVLLLFSLPINVLTLGLFTLVVNGVVLSIVAWATSLDVRNFGAAIIGALILSVISWILDTVLHTLDGKQDA, from the coding sequence ATGCGTAATTTCCTCATCAAGCTGGGGCTCAATGCCGTGGCTCTGTGGCTGACAACCCTGGTTTACAGCCAGGGCGTGTATTTCGAGCGCAGCGGACAGACCTGGGATGTACTGGTCGCGGCGCTGGTGCTGGGCATCGTCAACGCGCTGATCCGGCCCGTGTTGCTGCTGTTCTCGCTGCCCATCAATGTGCTGACGCTGGGGCTGTTCACGCTGGTGGTCAACGGCGTGGTGCTGAGTATCGTGGCCTGGGCCACCAGTCTCGACGTGCGGAATTTCGGTGCGGCCATCATCGGAGCGCTGATTCTGAGCGTGATCAGCTGGATACTCGACACCGTGCTGCACACGCTCGACGGAAAGCAGGACGCATGA